From Rhodococcus sp. B7740:
CGAAACCGAGGGGGTCCTCGCATACGGTGCGGTGGCGTCGACCATGGCCGAGCAGATCGCGGCGGCAGGTGCTGCCGCCGCCGCGTGCGGCCCCGCTGTGCTGGCTCCGGTCTTCGGCCTGATCGGACAGGAGTTTCTCGGCGCGGTCACCGGCACCCATCTGGCGCACACCGATGCCGTGGTGCGCCTGGCCGGCGCGGTGGCGAGCATCGGCTCCGCGGCCACTGCATCCGCGGTCTCGTACGCCCTCACCGACGCCGGCACCGGCGCAACCGTTGCGGCCTCGGCCGCCGGTGTCGCGCAGGACGCGCGGTAAGCGCCGATGATCGATCTGCTGGCCCGTCCCATCGTCGATCTGCTCGGGGCCTTCGGCAACGGGGCGCTCCCCACCGGGGGGCCGGCCGACGTGCTGCGGGTGTCCTCGGCAGCGATCGAGGCGGCTCGGGGAATCGGCAGGGTCGCGGTCACCGAGCTCGCTGCGAATTGGAACGGTGAGGCCGCCGATGCGGCAGTTCGCTACGCCGAGAACGCTCATACGAGCGCCGTCGCTCTCGCCGACCACGCCGACGACATCGCTGCCGTCGTCGATCGGGCCTGTCGCGACACCAACCAAGGCTTCCTCGAGCTGCAGGCGATCGTGCAGTCCTTCGTGGGGATCGCACTGTCGGCCGGGCCGATCATCGCCACCCCGCCGGGGCAGACCATGCTGATCACGGCGGCCATCGAGCACCTCGAGCGAGCTCTCGTGGTGGTGTCCAGGGTTCGCGGCGAATTGGCCGTCCACACCGCGAAAGTCGGTGAACTGGCCGTTCCGCCCACGGTTCCCGCCCCCGTGGGCGGCGAACCGACACTTGCCTCGGGCGCACCCTCGAATGTCATGACCACGCCCGCGACATCACAGGTGATCGAGGCAGGTGAGAAGCTGGCGAAGACGTTCGCCCAGTCCGTCTCGTCCCCCGCCGCGGGGACCGAGTCGCTCGGCAGCGGTGGTGCCCACAACTACCTGGGCAATCCGGGCACCGATCCCTCCCGATCCCCCGAGCACATAGGCCGGGGAGTCGAGATACGCCTACCCGACGGCAGTACCGTCACCGCACCCAACGCCGAAGCCGCAGGTGCCGTCCGCAGCGCACTGACCCAACAGGGTGTGCCCTACGCGTGGGGCGGTACCACGCCGGGCCGCGGGCTCGACTGCAGCGGATTGACCCAGTGGGCGTACGCGCAGCAGGGCATCGAGATCCCGCGTCTGGCACAGGAACAGGACATCGGATCCGCCGTGGCACCCGGTGAGGTGATGCCCGGTGACCTCGCAGTCTGGGACGGGCACGTGGCCATGGTCATCGGAAACGGTCAGCTTGTCGAGGCAGGCGACCCCGTGCAGGTGGGACCGATCAGAACGACCAACAGCGGTATGGGCTTCAAGGGCTTCTACCGTCCGACCGAATGAGGGGTCAGACGATGACGGACTCGGACACCACCGTCGTCAGCGCGGTGTCGGGTACTCGATCGGGGTCGGTGACGGTGCGTGCCACCGAACACGGACTGCCGATCGGAATCGTCATCGACGAGCGCGAACTGCGCTACGGCGGAGGCGCATTGGCGTCGACGATTCTCCAGCACTGCGAACGGGCGAGCGCGGCTGCCCGCGCTCGGCGCCGCACGCTTCTCGCCGAGGACGGCGTTCCCACCGAGGTTCTCGATCGCCTCGGTCTGCCCACCCGTGCCCGAGTCGCTGCCGAGGCGAACGAGAATCTCGCAGAGGACTCCGCACCCACGAGTTGGTTGAAGCAGGTATGACCCACGCCCGCACCACCGACCTCGACACTCTGGTCGGCAGCGCCCAGGACCGGCTCGATGCGCTCCGCGAAACGCACGAGCGCCTGGACCGCATCAGGATTCGACTCACCTCGCCGGACAACCTGGTCACTGTCGTCGCCGACGGATCCGGAGCCCTGGTCGAGCTCGAGCTCGCCGAGAACCTCGGATCGGTTGCCGCCCACGCACTCGCGTCGACGATCACCGCAGCGGCCGCAGAGGCCGCCGCTGCGGCGCTCGAGCAGCGCGAGACAATCCTGCAAAGTCTGCGGGGTTCGTTCACAGACTCCTGAGATAGGCTTCGCGCCATGGCTGGAGACATCATCCCGATCGAACTCGGTCTCACCGCAGGTGACTTCTCGACGCTGTGGGCACCGGAGTGGCGAGAAGGCGACGACGAGTGGGAGGCATTTCTCGGACACGAGGAAGACCTGTACGGCTTCTCGAGCGTCGCAGAGCTCGCGGCATTCGTCAGATCCGACGACGACAACGATCTGGTCGACCATCCGTCGTGGAAGGTGGTCTCCGCACTCGCCGCACACGAACTCGAGCCCGACGATCTGCACCGCTTCGATCTGGTGGCGGTACCGGAGCTGGTGGCCTCCGACCCCGAGGCCGACGTTCTCGCCGAACTGCAGGCCACCTTCGACATCGTCTCCTCCATCGGCGATGTCTGCGAATTACGCCCCGTCACAAGCTTTTTCGGCTCCAACCCATTCGTCGGGGCCGTCGGCGGAGGCGTCGAGAACTTCCTCGGTCGCGAGGGCGGAGAACTCTGGGACCGCATCGGAGCGGCTGTCGCCAAGCACTGGGACGACGTGCTCGACGCCGTCGACTCCATCGTCACCTCCCCCGCTGTCGACTCCGCTGCCGTCGCCGTAGCGGAAGCCGAGATCACCGCCGCGGCCGAGAACGCCGTCGACGCCGACGACGTCACGGACGACATCGACTCCGATTCGGACGACGACGACGAAGACGACTCTGCCGAGGTGGACCGTGATCCGATCGCCGCGGCGGCCGCCGAGGAGACCTTCTGGACCACCGTGGGCATCGACCCGATTCGCATCATCACCTCGGACGACACCCTGTACACCCTGCGGTGCTACCTCGGTGACAAGCCGGTGTTCCTCGGTCGCGGCGGAGCCATCAGCGTCTTCGGTTCCGAGCGGTCGCTGGCCCGGTATCTCGCCGACGACCACGATCACGACCTGGCGCAGGTCAGTACCTACTCCGACGTTCAGACCGCGGCCATCGACGGATCCCTCGACATCACCGTCACCGACGACAACGTGTACGTGCTGCCAGGTCTGGCCGACGACCTCGCCGAAGGCCCCACTGCAGTCGACGTCGACCAACTCGACCTCGCTGTCGAGTTGTTCACCGACGCAGCCGATTTCGCCGGCGACGACTCCGTGGACGAGGCTCTCGCCACATCCACCCCGCTGGGCTGGTACGTCTCGTACACCCTCGAACCCAGCCCCGATCGGCTCGCCCCGAGCGCACCGTTCGACGTCGAGGCCGAGGCGTGGCGCGCACTCGAGCGTGAGTTCGAGAGCCGGCTGCGCAAGAAGTAGCAGCCGGCTCGGTCCGCGGCATCAGCCGATGAGCACTGCGTAACCGGGCTTGATGACGTCGTCGATGAGGGCCAGCCGCTCGTCGAACGGCAGGAACGCCGACTTCATCGCGTTGATGGTGAATCTCTCGAGATCGCTCCAGCCGTAGCCGAAGGTCTCGACCAGCTTGGCCATCTCGCGACTCATCGAGGTATCGCTCATCAACCGGTTGTCGGTGTTGACGGTGACCCGGAATCGCGCTCGGGCCAGCAGATCGAACGGGTGCGTCGCCAACGATTCGACGGCACCGGTCTGGACGTTGGAGCTGGGGCACAGTTCGAGGGGCATCCTGGTGTCGCGGACGTAGGCGGCCAGCAGACCGAGTTGCGGTGTGCCGTCGTCACCGGTGGTGATGTCGTCGGTGATTCGAACTCCGTGACCGAGCCTGTCGGTGCCGCAGAACGCCACTGCTTCCTGGATCGACGGCAGACCGAACGCCTCTCCCGCGTGAATGGTGAAGTGCGCGTTGCTCGCTCGCATGTACTCGAAGGCGTCGAGGTGGCGGCTGGGAGGAAAGCCCGCTTCGGCACCGGCGATGTCGAAGCCGACGACGCCGCGGTCGCGGAAGCGAACCGTCAGTTCGGCGATCTCCCGCGACCGCGCCGCATGCCGCATGGCAGTGAGCAAGGTGCCGATCGTGATGTTCTTGCCGCGCACCTTGGCGGCGGAAATACCCGCCTCGAAACCGGCGAGAGTGTGGGTGACGACCTCGTCGAGAGTCAGGCCACGCTCGAGGTGCTGTTCCGGAGCGAAGCGCACCTCGGCGTACACGACCCCGTCGTCGGCGAGATCCTCGGCACATTCGCGCGCCACTCGGAACAGCCCTTCGGGGGTCTGCATCACGGCGACGGTGTGCGCGAACGTCTCGAGATACCGCACGAGGGAGCCGCTGTCCGCGGCGTCGCGGAACCACTCGCCCAATGCTGCACCGTCGGTGGCGGGAAGATCGTCGTAACCACATTCCTCGGCCAGCTCCAAGACGGTCTGCGGGCGGAGCCCGCCGTCGAGGTGATCGTGCAGCAACGCCTTGGGAGCGGTCCTGATCGACGCGAGATCGAGTGGCGCACTGCCACCGATCGAGGACTGAGTGTTCTCCGCGGTGCTCATGTGACGACGGTAGCGTGCGGCCCTCGCGCACGCGCGTCCGCCGAAGCCCATCGGCGAGTCCACGGATTTCGGCGAACCCCGCCGCTTGCGCGACCCATTCCGTTGCATTGTTACTCCGATGAAAACAATTCCGTCGATACACAGCGAATCGGCGACGGAAATCGTAGTGTTCATCCCACACACGCGGCCGATTCTGTCGGGTCCCCCCTCCGACGTGCTCGGTCGACTCGAACTTCGGAGAGACCTATGTCCACTGTGGAACCGCCGAACACCCTTCCGGGTAAAGGACTCAACACCGGCGCTCTCGGGTTGGTCGGCAACATCGTCATCGGGCTGTCGGCAGTGGCTCCGGCATACAGTCTCGCCGCCACCCTCGGCTACGTCGTTCTGGCCGTCGGCGACAAAGCGCCGTCCATGTTCCTCATCGCGTTCGTCCCGATGCTGCTCACGGCCTTCGCCTACCGAGAGCTGGGACGCGACACCCCGGACTGCGGAACGTCGTTCACCTGGGGTACCAAGGCGTTCGGCCCGTGGGTGGGCTGGATGGCGGGATGGGGGCTGGCGGTCTCGGCGATCATCGTGCTCGCCAACGTTGCCGAGATCGCCGCCATCTACCTGTTCGAGTTCCTCGGCCTGTCGGACCTGGCGGAGTCGACCGCGGCCAAGGTCACCCTCGGTTCGTTCTTCATCGTCTCGATGACCTACGTCAGTTTTCGCGGCATCCTCATCAGCGAACGGATGCAGAACGTGCTGCTCGTCGTGCAGTTCGGTGTGCTCATCGGAGTGTCGGTGACGGCATTGGTCAAGGTGGGCACGGGCACCGCGGGACCACAGGCCATCACCCCTGAGTGGAGTTGGTTGGTCCCCACCGGGGTGACGATGTCCGACGCGGCCCAGGCCATCATTCTGTGCATCTTCATCTACTGGGGATGGGATGCGTGCCTGGCCGTCGGCGAGGAAACCAAGGATTCGGAGAAGACCCCGGGCCGGGCCGCAGTGATCACCACACTGATTCTCGTCGCGACGTACGTGCTGGTCGGATACGCCGTGCAGTCGTTCGCCGGGTTCGGCGACACCGGAATCGGCCTGAACAATCCGGACAACGTCGACGATGTGCTCACCATTCTCGGCGATCCGGTCGCCGGCTCGATCGTGGCGTCGTTGCTGCTGTTGACGGTCTCCATCTCGGCACTGTCCTCGACGCAGACGACCATCCTGCCCACGGCCCGCGGAACACTGTCGATGGCCGTGTACGAGGCGATTCCCAAGCGGTTCGCCAGCGTGCACCCCAAGTACATGACGCCCGGCTTCGGCACGCTCGTGATGGGGGCCGCGGCCCTGATGTTCTACCTGGTGCTGACCTTCGTCAGCGCCAACGCACTGCAGGATTCGGTGGCGTCGCTGGGACTGGCCGTCGCGTTCTACTACGGCATCACCGCGTACGCGTGCACCTGGTATTTCCGTCGGACCCTGTTCTCGTCCGTCCGAAACCTGTTCATGCGCGGCATCTTTCCACTTCTCGGTGGATTGTCGATGACATGGGCGTTCGTCCAGAGCGCGGTCGACATGATCAAGCCCGACTACGGTTACACCGTCTACGGTCCGATCGGCGGAGTGTTCGTTCTCGGCGTCGGCATGCTGGTACTCGGAATTCCGCTCATGCTTTTGTGCTTCGTGGGCAACAAGGACTTCTTCCAGGGCAAGACACTCACCGCGTCCACCGAAGTCAAGGTTCCGGACACTTACTAGCAGAGAAGGACACCGAGCTCAT
This genomic window contains:
- a CDS encoding type VII secretion target — its product is MAELVVETEGVLAYGAVASTMAEQIAAAGAAAAACGPAVLAPVFGLIGQEFLGAVTGTHLAHTDAVVRLAGAVASIGSAATASAVSYALTDAGTGATVAASAAGVAQDAR
- a CDS encoding C40 family peptidase, whose protein sequence is MIDLLARPIVDLLGAFGNGALPTGGPADVLRVSSAAIEAARGIGRVAVTELAANWNGEAADAAVRYAENAHTSAVALADHADDIAAVVDRACRDTNQGFLELQAIVQSFVGIALSAGPIIATPPGQTMLITAAIEHLERALVVVSRVRGELAVHTAKVGELAVPPTVPAPVGGEPTLASGAPSNVMTTPATSQVIEAGEKLAKTFAQSVSSPAAGTESLGSGGAHNYLGNPGTDPSRSPEHIGRGVEIRLPDGSTVTAPNAEAAGAVRSALTQQGVPYAWGGTTPGRGLDCSGLTQWAYAQQGIEIPRLAQEQDIGSAVAPGEVMPGDLAVWDGHVAMVIGNGQLVEAGDPVQVGPIRTTNSGMGFKGFYRPTE
- a CDS encoding YbaB/EbfC family nucleoid-associated protein; translation: MTHARTTDLDTLVGSAQDRLDALRETHERLDRIRIRLTSPDNLVTVVADGSGALVELELAENLGSVAAHALASTITAAAAEAAAAALEQRETILQSLRGSFTDS
- a CDS encoding adenosine deaminase, which produces MSTAENTQSSIGGSAPLDLASIRTAPKALLHDHLDGGLRPQTVLELAEECGYDDLPATDGAALGEWFRDAADSGSLVRYLETFAHTVAVMQTPEGLFRVARECAEDLADDGVVYAEVRFAPEQHLERGLTLDEVVTHTLAGFEAGISAAKVRGKNITIGTLLTAMRHAARSREIAELTVRFRDRGVVGFDIAGAEAGFPPSRHLDAFEYMRASNAHFTIHAGEAFGLPSIQEAVAFCGTDRLGHGVRITDDITTGDDGTPQLGLLAAYVRDTRMPLELCPSSNVQTGAVESLATHPFDLLARARFRVTVNTDNRLMSDTSMSREMAKLVETFGYGWSDLERFTINAMKSAFLPFDERLALIDDVIKPGYAVLIG
- a CDS encoding APC family permease, whose amino-acid sequence is MSTVEPPNTLPGKGLNTGALGLVGNIVIGLSAVAPAYSLAATLGYVVLAVGDKAPSMFLIAFVPMLLTAFAYRELGRDTPDCGTSFTWGTKAFGPWVGWMAGWGLAVSAIIVLANVAEIAAIYLFEFLGLSDLAESTAAKVTLGSFFIVSMTYVSFRGILISERMQNVLLVVQFGVLIGVSVTALVKVGTGTAGPQAITPEWSWLVPTGVTMSDAAQAIILCIFIYWGWDACLAVGEETKDSEKTPGRAAVITTLILVATYVLVGYAVQSFAGFGDTGIGLNNPDNVDDVLTILGDPVAGSIVASLLLLTVSISALSSTQTTILPTARGTLSMAVYEAIPKRFASVHPKYMTPGFGTLVMGAAALMFYLVLTFVSANALQDSVASLGLAVAFYYGITAYACTWYFRRTLFSSVRNLFMRGIFPLLGGLSMTWAFVQSAVDMIKPDYGYTVYGPIGGVFVLGVGMLVLGIPLMLLCFVGNKDFFQGKTLTASTEVKVPDTY